A genomic segment from Thermococcus sp. encodes:
- a CDS encoding dolichyl-phosphate-mannose--protein mannosyltransferase: protein MDWKKTAFVLILIASMVGSFWYLYSFASRPVFHNYVSDEVWYVPASRNVLHRLGVDLTYVNSTTGSRGVNIIFANESDQAEYAYTVGEIAFEYNATYEMTYYNFPGLYFEIPPGNFKPFLKALAETLPNGSYYVVPGFWYPDKENIQNYLNTEHPFLGKDFIMTAMLFGDKPINWRIPSIIAFVLLQPLVALAAYRISGSYLAALIALVFTVADPTLDAMSFVAMLDMYVALFVALFVFLLAYDRDRWAAFAVGLASATKLSGGFGWPVLFIRAFKQEKSLPRFLAVAFLLPITGFLIPNIPAMVAIGPFEWLNQFLGSFSWQLSNKGGSPVSSPVWWWFIDKNPFPLHFNPNVFAQTDPVLLLSMIVFILALPWLYKRRRGILEPFGVFWFTVLFFLLQYALGGTTQFTFYTTALVPPAAVVMGVALNELLKWEAFTTSLRTYFEWILELKNWVGGRF from the coding sequence ATGGACTGGAAGAAAACCGCCTTTGTGCTCATACTCATAGCCTCTATGGTAGGCTCCTTCTGGTATCTCTACAGCTTCGCCTCGAGGCCCGTTTTTCACAACTACGTCAGTGATGAAGTCTGGTACGTCCCCGCGAGCAGGAACGTCCTCCACAGGCTCGGTGTCGACCTCACTTACGTTAACTCGACAACAGGTTCCAGGGGTGTCAACATAATCTTCGCGAACGAGAGTGATCAGGCGGAGTATGCCTACACAGTGGGGGAGATAGCGTTTGAGTACAACGCCACCTACGAGATGACTTACTACAACTTCCCTGGCCTCTACTTTGAGATCCCACCTGGAAACTTTAAGCCGTTCTTGAAGGCCCTTGCGGAGACCCTTCCAAACGGCTCTTACTACGTCGTTCCCGGTTTCTGGTATCCCGACAAGGAAAACATCCAGAACTACCTCAACACAGAGCACCCGTTCTTGGGCAAGGATTTCATAATGACGGCGATGCTCTTTGGGGATAAACCAATAAACTGGCGCATTCCAAGCATAATCGCCTTCGTTCTTCTCCAGCCCCTTGTTGCCCTCGCGGCCTACAGGATAAGCGGTAGTTATCTGGCTGCCCTGATAGCACTCGTCTTCACGGTGGCGGATCCGACGCTCGATGCCATGTCGTTCGTTGCCATGCTTGACATGTACGTTGCCCTCTTTGTTGCTCTCTTCGTCTTTCTCTTGGCCTATGACAGAGACCGCTGGGCCGCCTTTGCCGTCGGTCTTGCCAGTGCGACAAAGCTGAGCGGGGGCTTTGGTTGGCCTGTCCTCTTCATCAGGGCATTTAAACAGGAGAAGAGCCTTCCGAGGTTCCTTGCGGTCGCCTTCCTTCTCCCGATAACGGGCTTTCTCATACCGAACATACCCGCGATGGTAGCCATCGGACCCTTTGAGTGGCTGAACCAGTTCCTAGGGAGCTTCAGCTGGCAGCTCTCCAACAAGGGTGGAAGCCCTGTTTCCTCACCGGTCTGGTGGTGGTTCATTGACAAGAACCCCTTCCCACTCCACTTCAACCCCAACGTATTCGCCCAGACCGATCCTGTGCTTTTGCTCTCGATGATAGTCTTTATCCTCGCCCTCCCGTGGCTCTACAAGAGGAGGAGAGGAATCCTTGAGCCGTTCGGGGTCTTCTGGTTCACTGTGCTGTTCTTCCTCCTCCAGTATGCCCTCGGAGGAACGACACAGTTCACTTTCTACACGACCGCGCTGGTTCCCCCCGCGGCGGTCGTTATGGGTGTTGCCCTCAATGAACTCCTTAAATGGGAGGCATTTACAACGTCTCTCAGAACGTACTTCGAGTGGATTCTTGAATTAAAGAACTGGGTTGGGGGGCGCTTTTAG
- the infB gene encoding translation initiation factor IF-2: MEKIRQPIIAVLGHVDHGKTTLLDRIRNTNVARKEAGGITQHIGATEVPIETVRTLAGPLIKLWKGEIKLPGLLFIDTPGHEAFTSLRARGGSLADLAVLIIDTNEGFQPQTIESIEILRKNRTPFIVAANKIDRIKGWKVEEDEPFLVNIKKQDQRAQGELETRLWELIGKFYEMGFQANRFDRVQDFTRELAIVPISAKYGVGVPELLVLIAGLSQKYLEEKLKTEVEGPARGTILEVREELGLGTTIDVIVYDGTLRKDDTIVVGGKDKAIVTKIRALLKPKPLDEIRDPRFRFDQVDEVVAAAGIKIAAPGLEEALAGSPAIAARSYEGLEKAKQEILSQIRSVVISAGKVGIIVKADTLGALEALSKELGEKNIPIRKADIGNISKTDVMEALSVHEEEEKYGVVLGFNVKVNEDAEEVAKAKGIPIFTGNIIYKLIEDYEAWILAKEEEKKRDLLKNVTFPGVIRLYPDERYVFRRSKPAIVGVEVLEGRIRPGVVLIKQNGEKAGVIKSIKSKSDFVQEAKKGDAVAVAIEGAMVGRHIHPGETLYVDVSKNDVILLAKQLKNELDETDIKALKMTAKVKAQKDPFWKAV, encoded by the coding sequence GTGGAGAAGATTAGGCAGCCCATCATCGCGGTTCTCGGACATGTGGATCACGGCAAAACTACTTTACTTGACCGTATTAGAAATACTAACGTAGCACGTAAAGAGGCCGGCGGAATAACCCAGCACATAGGTGCTACCGAGGTCCCGATAGAGACCGTTAGAACCTTAGCAGGCCCGCTCATCAAGCTCTGGAAGGGCGAGATAAAGCTCCCTGGATTGCTCTTTATAGACACCCCAGGCCATGAGGCCTTCACCAGCCTGCGTGCTCGCGGTGGGAGTTTGGCCGACCTTGCGGTCCTCATTATAGACACCAACGAGGGCTTCCAGCCGCAGACGATAGAGAGCATCGAGATACTCAGGAAGAACAGGACGCCGTTCATTGTGGCAGCAAACAAGATAGATAGGATAAAGGGCTGGAAGGTTGAGGAGGACGAACCCTTCTTAGTGAACATCAAGAAGCAGGACCAGAGGGCGCAAGGGGAGCTTGAGACGAGGCTCTGGGAGCTGATAGGAAAGTTCTACGAGATGGGTTTCCAGGCGAATAGGTTTGACAGGGTTCAGGACTTCACAAGAGAGCTGGCCATAGTCCCGATTTCAGCCAAGTACGGAGTGGGTGTTCCAGAGCTTCTCGTTCTCATCGCCGGCCTGAGTCAGAAGTATCTCGAGGAGAAGCTTAAGACAGAGGTAGAGGGCCCTGCGCGTGGTACAATCCTCGAGGTTCGCGAGGAACTCGGCCTCGGGACTACCATCGATGTCATAGTCTACGACGGAACGCTGAGAAAGGACGACACCATAGTCGTCGGCGGAAAGGACAAAGCTATAGTGACAAAAATTCGCGCTTTACTCAAACCCAAGCCCCTCGACGAGATACGCGATCCAAGGTTCCGCTTCGACCAGGTGGATGAGGTTGTTGCCGCGGCGGGTATAAAGATAGCTGCACCCGGTCTCGAGGAAGCATTGGCAGGCTCACCAGCAATAGCGGCCCGCTCGTATGAGGGACTTGAGAAAGCGAAGCAGGAAATCCTGAGCCAGATAAGGAGTGTTGTCATAAGTGCCGGAAAGGTCGGCATCATCGTCAAGGCCGACACCCTCGGCGCTCTTGAGGCTCTGAGCAAGGAGCTGGGAGAGAAGAACATCCCAATAAGGAAGGCCGACATCGGGAACATCAGCAAGACCGACGTCATGGAAGCTTTGAGCGTTCACGAGGAGGAAGAGAAGTACGGCGTCGTCCTCGGCTTCAACGTGAAGGTCAATGAGGACGCCGAAGAGGTGGCGAAAGCCAAGGGCATACCCATCTTCACCGGCAACATCATCTACAAGCTCATAGAGGACTATGAGGCATGGATCCTAGCAAAAGAGGAAGAGAAGAAGCGCGATTTACTAAAGAACGTCACATTCCCTGGCGTTATAAGGCTCTATCCCGACGAGCGCTACGTCTTCAGGAGGAGCAAGCCGGCAATAGTTGGCGTTGAAGTCCTTGAGGGGAGAATACGACCCGGCGTAGTTCTCATCAAGCAGAACGGGGAGAAAGCTGGCGTCATAAAGTCCATCAAGAGCAAGAGCGACTTCGTTCAGGAGGCCAAGAAGGGTGACGCCGTTGCGGTGGCAATCGAGGGTGCGATGGTAGGCAGGCACATCCACCCCGGAGAGACGCTCTACGTTGACGTAAGCAAGAACGACGTCATCCTGCTCGCCAAGCAGCTCAAGAACGAGCTTGATGAGACAGACATAAAGGCCCTCAAAATGACGGCCAAGGTGAAGGCCCAGAAGGATCCCTTCTGGAAGGCTGTGTGA
- a CDS encoding peptide transporter yields MKTDVKEKRGKRKKSKKDGNAELSRYYRLFKAYGLPIIALLLAYWGYALRDITSNYKTFLDPDTFFHYEMYKQAIHEWIPRYFAYADPPTGLKVTGYLGLYTVQATFYKISHALFGTSVMGAFKAWPPFVGAMTVIGVYLVGKKIHSDWAGIWGAAFMMFSYASFTKTMSGNNRGGGPFMMFFLFAVFLLLVYLDERDWNWKKITGAVLFLISSVLYMGVWTGSIFGVGVLLLVAGTAIVVYFTFGEFEGLKRFTVDYFSIYGLSLLLGLAVSYTDFVGIRPFLIFSLEAFATLLALVALMLYGERLGLNYSDKKHRFGMLVIIAIIGFLAFYAYFGRDLFKFLGQGSQSTPLYQTVAELARTKWSDIAGYYSVRGNDGIIFLLSLLGFAIILFRFGLKLVKNDVSGYKEIFIISYYFGSLYLLLTAVRFIFQASGSIMLLAGIAVGEIFIYVEKMKESTGTKAMYALLLVLLFVPLPIVGAQYLSGQAHRYAEAGGSVPADWVNALHWLRENSNPLDSAASWWDYGYWIESSLLSHRRSATDGGHAYDRRYIVADFFSKYGTKSEQDFEAWELNYLITWQQDIYKFNAISYLGGAITYGEYKTIPMFQVIPRQYIQFVNESGKTVVYVGSSKGAYQPMLTIDLTHGVIIKGRGDIPYVLYVFQNYGLLAYKKVAFSNFVRLAFHIPFSPDEWDTQKLFANFKLVHTDGGVSIYKFEPFAVYRIDALQNGTWKTVYTTLTRGKLPVGKQELRIWISAFGRDVKNATLIFNAYNGTKLMEKKVLVKNLYINYLNETPVEVNLTVPNATRYNFILVQKGPVGVLNGEPKVNGKSADPSYILPEGKSGNLELKAAFRKSYSNVEFTLRASIVYYIAPNGKDIHKDDFYLEPHMDIITYVPVKELSVKAGNNTITAEAAMPAGVFEKFIQGLYQRYGKNKVVIVRERIEPIFLAEKQYVIWEGS; encoded by the coding sequence ATGAAAACCGATGTCAAAGAGAAGAGAGGGAAGAGAAAGAAAAGCAAGAAAGACGGGAACGCGGAGCTGTCCCGCTACTACCGCCTTTTCAAGGCCTACGGCCTCCCTATAATAGCCCTGTTGCTTGCCTACTGGGGATACGCCCTGAGGGACATCACCTCCAACTACAAGACCTTCCTCGACCCCGATACCTTCTTCCACTACGAGATGTACAAACAGGCCATCCACGAGTGGATTCCGAGGTACTTCGCCTACGCTGACCCTCCAACTGGACTAAAGGTCACTGGTTACCTCGGTCTTTACACCGTCCAAGCGACTTTCTACAAGATCTCCCATGCCCTCTTTGGGACTAGTGTTATGGGAGCGTTCAAGGCATGGCCTCCCTTCGTAGGGGCGATGACGGTCATAGGGGTCTACCTAGTTGGAAAAAAGATCCACTCAGACTGGGCCGGCATTTGGGGAGCGGCCTTTATGATGTTCTCCTACGCCAGCTTCACCAAGACAATGTCGGGAAACAACCGCGGTGGAGGGCCGTTCATGATGTTCTTCCTCTTTGCAGTGTTCCTCCTGCTAGTCTACCTCGATGAGAGAGACTGGAACTGGAAGAAGATAACCGGAGCGGTGCTGTTCCTGATTTCCAGCGTCCTCTACATGGGGGTCTGGACAGGAAGCATCTTCGGCGTTGGAGTACTGCTCCTCGTTGCTGGTACGGCGATCGTCGTGTACTTCACCTTCGGTGAATTTGAGGGGCTGAAGCGCTTCACCGTTGACTACTTCAGCATCTACGGCCTCTCCCTCCTTCTCGGGCTTGCGGTGTCATACACGGACTTCGTTGGGATAAGGCCCTTCCTTATCTTCTCCCTCGAGGCATTCGCGACACTCTTGGCTCTCGTTGCCTTAATGCTCTACGGCGAAAGGCTCGGACTCAACTACTCCGACAAGAAGCACCGCTTCGGGATGCTCGTTATCATAGCCATCATCGGCTTCCTAGCGTTCTACGCCTACTTTGGAAGGGATCTCTTCAAGTTCCTTGGGCAGGGAAGCCAGTCAACCCCCCTCTACCAGACGGTTGCAGAGCTTGCAAGGACAAAATGGAGTGACATAGCAGGGTACTACAGCGTTAGAGGCAACGACGGCATAATCTTCCTGCTCTCCCTCCTCGGCTTTGCAATAATCCTCTTCAGATTCGGCTTAAAACTCGTTAAGAACGACGTAAGCGGTTACAAAGAGATATTCATCATCTCATACTACTTCGGCTCCCTCTACCTCCTCCTGACCGCGGTGCGCTTCATCTTCCAAGCGTCTGGCTCGATAATGCTCCTTGCAGGCATAGCGGTTGGGGAGATATTCATCTATGTTGAGAAGATGAAGGAGAGCACCGGGACGAAGGCAATGTACGCCCTTCTGCTCGTGCTTCTCTTCGTGCCCTTACCCATAGTCGGCGCCCAGTACCTGAGCGGCCAAGCCCACAGGTATGCCGAGGCAGGGGGTTCCGTTCCGGCCGACTGGGTAAATGCCCTTCACTGGCTCAGGGAAAACTCCAACCCACTTGACAGTGCCGCAAGCTGGTGGGACTACGGCTACTGGATTGAGTCGAGCCTGTTGAGCCACCGGAGGAGCGCGACCGACGGTGGTCATGCCTACGACAGAAGATACATTGTCGCAGACTTCTTCTCCAAATATGGAACAAAGAGTGAGCAGGACTTCGAGGCCTGGGAGCTTAACTACCTGATAACATGGCAACAGGACATATACAAGTTCAATGCCATAAGCTACCTCGGTGGTGCCATAACCTACGGTGAATACAAAACGATTCCAATGTTCCAGGTAATTCCAAGGCAGTATATACAGTTCGTAAACGAGAGCGGTAAGACGGTGGTCTACGTCGGAAGCTCCAAGGGCGCCTACCAGCCAATGCTTACCATTGACCTGACCCATGGGGTAATCATAAAGGGCAGGGGCGACATCCCGTACGTCTTATACGTCTTCCAGAACTACGGTCTGTTGGCCTACAAGAAAGTGGCCTTCAGCAACTTCGTCAGATTGGCCTTCCACATACCGTTTTCACCCGACGAGTGGGACACCCAGAAGCTCTTTGCCAACTTCAAGCTCGTCCATACCGACGGAGGGGTCTCGATATACAAGTTCGAACCCTTTGCCGTTTACAGGATAGACGCCCTCCAGAACGGCACGTGGAAGACGGTCTATACAACCCTCACCCGCGGGAAGCTACCTGTAGGAAAGCAAGAGCTTAGGATATGGATTTCCGCCTTTGGAAGGGATGTAAAGAACGCCACCCTGATCTTCAACGCCTACAACGGAACGAAACTCATGGAGAAGAAGGTGCTCGTCAAGAATCTGTACATAAACTACCTCAACGAGACCCCGGTTGAGGTTAATCTCACGGTACCGAACGCCACGAGGTACAACTTCATCCTCGTACAGAAGGGTCCCGTTGGTGTCCTCAACGGCGAACCCAAGGTGAACGGAAAATCGGCCGATCCGAGCTACATCCTCCCCGAGGGGAAGAGTGGGAACCTCGAGCTTAAAGCCGCCTTCAGAAAGAGCTACAGCAACGTCGAGTTTACACTCCGGGCCAGCATTGTTTACTACATAGCCCCCAACGGAAAGGACATCCACAAGGATGACTTCTACCTAGAGCCGCACATGGATATCATAACCTACGTGCCCGTCAAAGAGTTGAGCGTCAAGGCCGGCAACAACACGATAACGGCGGAGGCCGCGATGCCCGCCGGTGTCTTCGAAAAGTTCATCCAGGGGCTTTACCAGAGGTACGGAAAGAATAAGGTTGTCATCGTCAGGGAGAGGATAGAGCCGATATTCCTAGCGGAGAAGCAGTACGTCATATGGGAAGGAAGCTGA
- a CDS encoding PCNA-inhibitor, whose protein sequence is MDRKLDEYLKNTTNKVKPKEPSHKRKKRLKSTSLESFLPEEYVNYFRGLHIGSKRIRNAKIDEL, encoded by the coding sequence ATGGACAGAAAACTCGACGAGTACCTGAAAAATACGACGAACAAAGTGAAGCCTAAGGAACCATCCCATAAAAGGAAAAAACGCCTCAAGTCAACCAGCCTCGAGTCCTTTCTGCCGGAGGAGTACGTCAACTACTTCAGGGGGCTTCACATTGGCTCAAAGCGGATAAGGAACGCGAAAATAGATGAGTTATAA
- a CDS encoding methyltransferase domain-containing protein — MLEDITEEKIGEATEFIRRGFDEKKLRAKLGENWESIAEIAKARIKAKNKFSRDDLWMDLEGLRYATHEIVARYRAKRLKEFGVGSIADVSCGIGIQLIFYAMEVERAYGIDIDPLKVEFARRNAKKYGVSNIKFINADSLSPETVEGIDAEVIFSDPARPPEMPERKLEDLLPSPLRVYETYSRKTDAFIFDLPPQIRRRRVPWRGEFEYIDLFGALNRLTFYTEPLAEAERSAIILPAEERVESDPNLKNIVEWTDEPGEYLYEIPQAVDYADLINELFHLLPVEVRMLLREKRRVLATGDEEIKSSYLKRTYHVAGIVPFHPIRINDFLKKEGFGRATLRVSVPDSQYWRFRKRVEANLNGDKRAFVFQLGGRAIIGEGL; from the coding sequence ATGCTCGAGGACATCACCGAGGAGAAAATCGGAGAGGCCACTGAATTCATAAGGCGTGGCTTTGATGAGAAGAAGCTCCGTGCAAAACTCGGTGAGAACTGGGAGAGTATAGCCGAGATAGCGAAGGCGAGGATTAAGGCCAAGAACAAGTTCTCGCGCGACGACCTCTGGATGGATTTAGAAGGTCTCCGCTACGCCACACACGAGATTGTTGCAAGGTACCGCGCCAAGCGCCTTAAGGAGTTTGGAGTTGGGAGCATCGCCGACGTCTCCTGTGGTATTGGGATCCAGCTCATATTCTACGCGATGGAGGTTGAGAGGGCGTATGGAATCGACATCGACCCCCTCAAGGTTGAGTTCGCACGGAGAAATGCGAAAAAATATGGCGTCTCGAACATCAAATTCATAAACGCAGACTCGCTCTCGCCCGAGACAGTTGAGGGGATCGATGCTGAGGTGATCTTCTCCGACCCTGCTCGGCCTCCAGAGATGCCGGAGCGTAAGCTTGAAGACCTGCTCCCAAGTCCGCTGAGAGTCTATGAGACCTATTCCAGGAAGACTGACGCCTTCATTTTTGACCTGCCGCCGCAGATAAGGCGCAGGAGGGTTCCATGGAGGGGAGAGTTTGAGTACATTGACCTCTTTGGTGCCCTGAACAGGCTGACATTCTACACAGAGCCCCTTGCAGAGGCCGAGAGAAGCGCGATTATCCTCCCAGCAGAGGAAAGGGTTGAAAGCGACCCAAACCTTAAGAACATCGTGGAGTGGACTGACGAGCCTGGTGAATACCTCTACGAGATACCACAGGCCGTTGACTACGCAGATTTAATAAACGAGCTGTTCCATTTGCTCCCCGTTGAGGTTAGGATGCTGCTCCGCGAAAAGAGGCGCGTTTTAGCGACCGGAGATGAGGAGATAAAGAGCTCCTATCTTAAGAGAACATATCATGTTGCCGGAATCGTCCCGTTCCACCCCATTAGGATAAACGACTTCCTGAAAAAGGAAGGATTTGGAAGGGCGACGCTGAGGGTTAGCGTGCCAGACAGCCAGTACTGGAGGTTCAGAAAGCGCGTGGAAGCGAATCTGAACGGTGATAAAAGGGCCTTTGTCTTCCAGCTGGGGGGAAGGGCAATAATTGGAGAGGGGTTATAA
- the ndk gene encoding nucleoside-diphosphate kinase — MVEKHIERTLVILKPDAVVRGLIGEIISRFEKRGLKIVGMKMLWITRELAQKHYAEHKGKPFFEGLIDYITKAPSVVMVVEGRYAISVVRKMAGATDPKDAEPGSIRGDYGLDIGDSIYNVVHASDSPESAEREINLYFKPEELFEYCKAADWFYHTHAKAKKEYMDKMNCLER; from the coding sequence ATGGTGGAGAAGCACATAGAAAGAACCCTTGTTATCCTCAAGCCGGACGCGGTTGTTAGGGGTTTAATAGGCGAAATAATTTCTAGATTTGAGAAGCGCGGGCTTAAGATCGTCGGGATGAAGATGCTCTGGATAACCCGGGAGCTGGCTCAGAAGCACTATGCGGAGCACAAAGGCAAACCGTTCTTCGAGGGCCTGATAGACTACATCACCAAGGCCCCAAGCGTTGTTATGGTCGTTGAAGGACGCTACGCGATAAGTGTGGTCAGAAAGATGGCCGGTGCTACCGACCCAAAGGACGCCGAACCCGGGAGTATACGCGGTGACTACGGCCTCGACATAGGCGATTCCATTTACAACGTCGTCCACGCCAGCGACAGCCCCGAGAGTGCCGAGAGGGAGATAAACCTGTACTTCAAGCCCGAGGAGCTCTTTGAGTATTGTAAAGCAGCTGACTGGTTCTATCACACCCACGCGAAGGCAAAGAAGGAGTACATGGATAAAATGAACTGTCTGGAACGTTGA
- a CDS encoding ubiquitin-like small modifier protein 1: protein MRVRFYATFREIIGRKEVEVTGVKTVGELLDYLAEHYTPEIKKQLLETPRVGPDKPIDGMILVNGHNVLHIKGLETKLSEDDDVRIFPPAGGG from the coding sequence ATGAGGGTGAGATTCTACGCGACCTTTAGGGAGATAATAGGCAGGAAAGAGGTGGAGGTCACCGGTGTGAAAACGGTTGGAGAACTTCTTGATTACCTGGCAGAACACTACACTCCAGAGATTAAGAAACAGCTCCTCGAGACCCCTCGCGTTGGCCCAGATAAACCCATAGATGGTATGATACTGGTGAACGGCCACAACGTCCTCCACATTAAAGGCCTTGAAACGAAACTCAGCGAGGATGACGACGTCAGGATATTCCCACCCGCAGGTGGAGGTTAA
- a CDS encoding adenylate kinase, which yields MNILIFGPPGSGKSTHSMHIVEKYGLSYVSSGDIIRGEIEQGTPLGREMAIYLSRGDLIPDTIVNTLIISKLRRQRENFILDGYPRTPEQVLSLENYLYDHGIKLDLAMEIFITKGESVERISGRRICPNCGAVYHVKYNPPKIQGICDRCGSRLVQRPDDKEGVVKKRYTVYTRNMESIIKFYRKTGIYVRIDGHGSIDDVWKRIEPLLDYIKAREDSFRGR from the coding sequence ATGAACATACTAATTTTTGGCCCTCCAGGGAGTGGAAAGTCCACTCACTCGATGCACATCGTGGAAAAGTACGGCTTGAGTTATGTCTCCTCAGGGGACATAATACGGGGCGAGATTGAGCAGGGGACGCCTCTCGGGAGGGAGATGGCGATTTACCTCTCCAGGGGGGATCTGATACCGGACACGATAGTCAACACGCTTATTATCTCGAAGTTGAGGCGCCAGAGGGAGAATTTCATACTCGACGGCTATCCCAGAACGCCGGAGCAGGTCCTCTCCCTCGAGAACTACCTCTACGACCACGGCATCAAGCTTGACCTGGCGATGGAGATTTTCATCACCAAGGGGGAGAGTGTTGAGAGAATCTCCGGGAGGAGGATATGCCCGAACTGCGGTGCCGTCTACCACGTGAAGTATAACCCTCCAAAGATTCAGGGGATATGCGACCGCTGTGGCTCCCGGCTCGTTCAGCGGCCGGACGATAAGGAAGGTGTTGTAAAGAAGAGGTACACGGTATATACCAGGAACATGGAGTCGATAATCAAGTTCTACCGGAAGACGGGGATATACGTGCGCATTGACGGCCATGGCAGCATAGATGATGTGTGGAAGAGGATTGAACCCCTTCTCGACTACATCAAAGCTCGGGAGGACTCTTTCCGAGGACGTTGA
- the glmS gene encoding glutamine--fructose-6-phosphate transaminase (isomerizing): protein MCGIIGYIGDRPACEVIVKGLKRLEYRGYDSAGIVTEDNGRLFVKKGAGRIDELTKELGFLKMPGRRGIGHTRWATHGVPNGINAHPHTDCTGKIALVHNGIIENFSELREELLRKGHRFESDTDTEVIVHLIEEEVKSSKSFEEAMRTALLRLKGSFALGIIYTDEPDRLYFVRNESPLVLGIGNGENFAASDVPAFLEYTNKVIFLDDGEYAILTKDSYVVKNLYTGEPVEKPIHEIDWTLEMAEKAGFPHFMLKEIYEQPRAIRDAIHGNADLIRAVAEGIAKYDKIFIVAMGTSYHAGLVGKYLFQRLAKKVPIVEDASEFRYEFENLVDENTLVIAITQSGETADTLAAMKLAKRKGAKVVAIVNVVGSMATRIADLTLYTHAGPEIGVAATKTYTTQLTVLTMLAIELARVLETAKGEYLNALENGLKAVPELVKEVLKHGDSIRELAGSLVNMRDFFYIGRGISVPTALEGALKLKEISYIHAEGLSAGELKHGPLALIEDGVPVVAIAPGGETFDKMVGNIEEARARGALVISLGERKDLRRVSSVFIEMPSVDELLSPILYVVPLQILAYHLAVLGGNDPDKPRNLAKSVTVE from the coding sequence GTGTGTGGAATAATTGGATACATCGGAGATAGGCCTGCCTGTGAGGTAATCGTCAAAGGGTTAAAGAGGCTCGAATACCGAGGGTATGACTCGGCTGGAATCGTTACAGAGGATAACGGCAGGCTCTTTGTCAAGAAAGGTGCTGGAAGGATAGACGAGCTTACCAAGGAGCTCGGATTCCTCAAAATGCCTGGGAGGAGGGGTATAGGCCACACGCGCTGGGCCACCCACGGCGTTCCGAACGGTATCAATGCCCATCCCCACACAGACTGCACGGGGAAGATAGCGCTCGTCCACAACGGTATAATCGAGAACTTCAGCGAGCTGAGGGAGGAGCTCCTGAGGAAAGGACACAGGTTCGAGAGCGACACCGATACTGAAGTTATAGTCCACCTCATAGAGGAAGAAGTGAAGTCAAGCAAAAGCTTTGAGGAGGCCATGAGAACTGCACTCCTCAGGCTGAAAGGCTCATTCGCCCTCGGGATAATATATACCGACGAACCGGACAGGCTTTACTTTGTCAGGAACGAGAGTCCGCTAGTTCTTGGAATCGGAAACGGGGAAAACTTCGCGGCCAGCGACGTCCCGGCTTTTCTGGAGTACACAAACAAAGTGATTTTCCTCGATGACGGGGAGTACGCCATCCTCACTAAGGACTCTTACGTTGTGAAGAACCTCTACACGGGTGAACCCGTCGAGAAGCCCATTCACGAAATAGACTGGACCCTTGAGATGGCCGAAAAGGCAGGGTTCCCGCACTTCATGCTCAAGGAGATATACGAGCAACCGAGGGCGATAAGGGATGCCATCCACGGAAACGCCGATCTAATCAGGGCGGTTGCCGAGGGGATAGCGAAGTATGATAAAATCTTCATCGTAGCGATGGGAACCTCCTACCACGCGGGCCTCGTCGGCAAGTACCTCTTTCAGAGGCTTGCAAAAAAGGTCCCAATAGTCGAAGACGCCAGCGAGTTCAGATACGAGTTCGAGAACCTTGTGGATGAGAACACCCTCGTGATAGCGATAACCCAGAGTGGTGAGACGGCCGATACGCTCGCGGCCATGAAGCTGGCCAAGCGGAAGGGTGCCAAAGTTGTAGCGATAGTCAACGTCGTTGGGAGTATGGCGACGAGAATAGCGGATTTGACGCTCTACACCCATGCCGGCCCGGAAATAGGCGTCGCCGCGACCAAAACCTACACCACTCAGCTGACCGTCCTCACGATGCTTGCCATCGAGTTAGCAAGGGTCCTTGAAACCGCCAAAGGGGAATACCTCAACGCGCTTGAAAATGGTCTCAAGGCGGTTCCGGAGCTGGTTAAAGAGGTTCTCAAGCATGGGGATTCCATCAGGGAGCTTGCCGGTAGCCTAGTTAATATGAGGGACTTCTTCTATATAGGTAGAGGGATAAGCGTTCCAACGGCACTTGAGGGCGCGCTGAAGCTTAAGGAGATAAGCTACATCCACGCCGAGGGCCTGAGCGCTGGAGAACTGAAGCACGGTCCTCTCGCGCTCATCGAGGACGGTGTTCCGGTTGTTGCGATAGCACCGGGCGGAGAGACCTTCGACAAGATGGTAGGTAACATCGAGGAAGCCCGCGCTAGGGGTGCACTGGTGATTTCCCTCGGTGAGCGGAAGGATTTAAGGCGCGTTTCGAGCGTTTTCATTGAGATGCCTTCGGTTGATGAACTCTTGAGCCCGATACTCTACGTTGTCCCGCTCCAGATCCTTGCATATCACCTAGCGGTTTTGGGGGGCAACGACCCCGACAAGCCAAGGAATCTTGCAAAGTCAGTTACTGTGGAATGA